A stretch of the Plasmodium berghei ANKA genome assembly, chromosome: 10 genome encodes the following:
- a CDS encoding GTP-binding protein Obg1, putative → MLIIFILFLFLYQKSSFCKNANSNFLRKKNSFFLLNDLKCKNKIKQKNQIYCGEKKIKKNEFHDRCIINVKGGNGGDGICCFTTFSQKKNKKYASGGRGGKGGDIYLIGDKKIDNFLNLKLKSFYYAGNGKKGCNNNQQGENGKDEYINIPINTIIYEDNKFINFIHSDYQKVLVAKGGKGGKGNYSYRTKSLKIPYVCQFGEKTKEKQIILKKIFFTDLGIIGYPNVGKSTLLNKITNANVKIANYSYTSLFPNFGIYKCKNEVKHMGSHEPEKAIKVEEYKQEIESEIKEEREKNELEIGEENKLKNEGKNTEICAERINTRNYTVIDFPGIIEGLDKKLSNVSYKYLEHLKYSKILIYMFDINNNCIVETYKNIKNVLVQYDKIFEKKKEVIILNKIDIYKDKENINTIINYLKENLKNDKIFCISALIGTNVIETVDEIVLNINKENIINNFISNLPKPCDIEQIENSDNYPPNEYKIHKYNENIYIIKGKYIENQANIFNFSKNDSEKVFNKILNDLNINVKLKNIGAKEGDKIIISNYLYDFSLEGL, encoded by the coding sequence ATgcttataatatttatccTTTTCCTATTTTTGTATCAAAAAAGTAGCTTTTGTAAAAATGCCAATTCTAATTTTTTGCGTAAAAAAAACTCgttctttttattaaatgatcTGAagtgtaaaaataaaatcaaacAAAAGAATCAGATATATTGCGGtgaaaaaaagataaagaaaaacGAATTTCATGATAGatgtataataaatgttaaAGGGGGAAACGGAGGAGATGGAATATGTTGTTTTACAACATtttctcaaaaaaaaaataaaaaatatgcatctGGTGGAAGAGGAGGGAAAGGTggtgatatatatttaattggtgataaaaaaattgataactttttaaatttaaaattaaaatctttttattatgctGGAAATGGAAAGAAAGGATGTAACAATAATCAACAAGGAGAGAATGGGAAagatgaatatataaacataccaataaatacaattatttatgaagataataaatttatcaaCTTTATTCATTCAGATTATCAAAAAGTATTAGTAGCAAAAGGTGGTAAAGGTGGAAAAGGAAATTATTCATATCGAACCAAAAGTTTGAAAATACCATATGTTTGCCAATTTGgagaaaaaacaaaagaaaaacaaattatcttaaaaaaaatatttttcacaGATCTAGGAATTATTGGGTACCCTAATGTAGGAAAAAGCacattattaaataaaatcacTAACGCTAATGTCAAAATAGCTAATTATAGTTACACATCCTTATTTCCAAATTTTGGAATATATAAGTGTAAAAACGAGGTAAAGCATATGGGAAGTCATGAACCTGAGAAGGCGATTAAGGTAGAGGAGTACAAGCAGGAAATTGAAAGTGAGATAAAGGAAGAGAGAgagaaaaatgaattagAAATCGGCGAAGAAAACaaattgaaaaatgaaggaaaaaatacaGAAATATGCGCAGAAAGGATAAATACGAGAAATTATACCGTGATCGATTTTCCAGGTATTATAGAAGGGCtagataaaaaattatcaaatgtctcgtataaatatttagaaCATCTTAAATatagtaaaatattaatttacatgtttgatattaataataattgtattgttgaaacatataaaaatataaaaaacgtTTTAGTtcaatatgataaaatttttgagaaaaaaaaagaagtgATAATTCTTAACAAAATTGacatatataaagataaggaaaatataaatactattataaattacttaaaagaaaatttgaaaaatgataaaatattttgtatatctGCATTAATTGGAACAAATGTTATAGAAACAGTTGATGaaattgttttaaatatcaataaagaaaatataattaataattttataagtAACTTACCAAAACCATGCGATATTGAACAAATCGAAAATAGTGATAATTACCCAccaaatgaatataaaattcataaatataatgagaatatatatattatcaaaggaaaatatattgaaaatcaagcaaatatttttaatttttcaaaaaatgacAGTGAAAAagtatttaataaaatattaaatgatttaaatattaatgtaaaacttaaaaatattgggGCAAAAGAAGGCGATAAAATCATTATAAGTAATTACTTATATGATTTTTCTCTTGAAGGCTTATAG
- a CDS encoding plastid replication-repair enzyme, putative — protein sequence MPWYLFYVFYIFFLNLALGIRQRKNRLKKAYYIKINYKLLKKKKNDLKKKFGIINGFVSKPNEKLLKKQFRAYYKRNNDIEWGSNEKNSCNNLNKIKNKLNAMSTFVSKYYKININDVYNYLNRKKYEYIETDVKITLKYCPFCPPHKYKYDNMYKHEIFKNTGNSYCHRCGYKGSFYDFKLKMGDLITSNFESPIVNDTYEEEKITFNDVKVYNMNLLYSKEAENARNYLINERKINFETLKKYYIGFSVMEFQSLENSGKFEKHECLVFPFIRKISNTNENENNCKSIYKGIGNTNDEEDIYEVVRIKVRSLKDKGYMRLYPKNVRSDMKLFFFGDHLITNSDEVVLTEGEIDAMTIFQETNYPAISLPNGSKSLPIYLLPQLEKFKKIHLWLDFDKAGKSSVFNFVNKIGLGRTNVITDANVHYLNENTFKIKRERKKKNKIINLLNSNNASFLPSEDSNVEVSTNSNCKGGHQEELDQSNTEKEKEKISENDVYFIDNGIMYIWNKISIKDANDCLKNDIDIQFFIKNSEKVKHSQILNFNDLRQHILEELKYPDRINGVKSKTIPSLNKFLYGLRMGELSIWTGSTGVGKTTLLSQLSLDYCIQGVSTLWGSFEINNIKLGKVMLNQFCGKNLEKNIDLFDLYADKFELLPLKFLKFHGSTNIDQVLDAMDYAVYAYDVKHIIIDNLQFMLNINKFSDIYELQNIAIDKFRSFSTNKNVHITLVVHPRKEDNNLLSISSVFGSVKSTQEADNVFIIQRQISKNNEAVFFIDIKKNRFKGSLGRIPYLYNKENMTIKEMPINYLNDFLSNNSSIGNNNSNNYLNKNGSYSNVLQNVSSVSNNNMDFTLCDEYDYMKQLSDEYESKHAVRKYNNNIGKCVADSGGLSLLKSSTLGSGTRRGNIFNENKEYGKNTENEDIEKDKERYNSKIIELLKQNNEKVTNTKTTNDSTTVQCLSSNEIQSKEKNTKKKSVTENVGLHNNDSTNFKSGNKNSDIDVDKMDNTNLITGNFSSYLLSNEGLEKLCKELKDDEKGKFQNIVISISMRKCVINNNSPIKDIRNFIKVNKLNIKTSGNNLKKKDVFINVLQSIPKEYISIITEGGREKNGGNTSDINDIIKATQKEIFFESQRQGNINTNNNKGDEYNNVRNMDEGGENNAIKNNTNNEMYNNQVDPRLDDKIIKKYIDDNIINVDGNIVKRCGLFKLINDKDKVKIEENLYYYEPEKNFNDNIETRFFIINDKNYNEKINYIYNGIKYCGLDMETTGLEVFGEKIRLIQISVENYPVIIYDMFNITNNNILDGLRKILNDENIVKIIQNGKFDTKFLLYNNFNITNIFDTYIASKLLDKNKNMYGFKLNNIVEKYLSVYLDKQQQNSVWNNSLLNNNQLFYAARDSSCLLKLYKKLSEQIKAENMQIVNDIENKCILPICDMELNGIKVDLENLNKSTDQILNELNVERDKLKKELKNEDINVNSQQQILKALQDNNVRDLSNKLIDNTSDANLKNFINHNAVILLRNYRKLYKLYSAFYLKLPLHINKKTNKIHTTFNQLKTFSGRFSSEKPNLQQIPRQKNIREIFIPTENNIFIIADFKQIELKIAAEITNDEIMLKAYNNNIDLHTLTASIITKKGINEINKEDRHVAKAINFGLLYGMNYVNLRTYANTYYNVKMNLDQCLYFYNSFFEHYKGLSRWHNIVKQTKALEYSTLSNRKVVFPYFSFTKALNYPVQGTCADILKLALVELYKNLRHINGKIILCVHDEIIIEVDKKHQEEALRILVESMENSASFFLKKVKCEVSIKIAQNWGTKD from the coding sequence ATGCCGtggtatttattttacgTTTTTTACATCTTCTTTCTGAATTTGGCCTTAGGAATTCGACAACGAAAAAATAGGTTAAAAAAggcatattatataaaaataaattataaattattaaaaaaaaaaaaaaatgatttaaaaaaaaaatttggaATAATAAATGGATTTGTCTCGAAACCAAATGAGAAATTGTTGAAAAAGCAATTTAGGGCATATTATAAAAGGAATAATGATATAGAATGGGGTAgcaatgaaaaaaatagttgcaacaatttgaataaaattaaaaataaactaaaTGCCATGAGTACATTTGtatcaaaatattacaaaataaacataaacgatgtgtataattatttaaataggaaaaaatatgaatatatagaaaCTGATGTGAAAATAACGCTAAAATATTGCCCATTTTGCCCTCcccataaatataaatatgataacaTGTATAAGCatgaaatttttaaaaatacagGGAATAGTTACTGCCATAGATGCGGGTACAAAGGGAGCTTTTAtgattttaaattaaaaatgggGGACTTGATTACTAGTAATTTTGAAAGCCCAATTGTAAATGATACAtatgaagaagaaaaaatcaCATTTAATGATGTGAAGGTGtataatatgaatttattatattctaaAGAGGCTGAAAATGCtagaaattatttaattaatgaaaggaaaataaactttgaaacattaaaaaaatattatatcgGTTTTTCTGTGATGGAATTTCAATCTTTAGAAAATTCTGGAAAATTCGAAAAGCACGAATGCTTAGTGTTTCCATtcataagaaaaataagcaATACGAATGAGAATGAAAATAACTGTAAGAGCATTTACAAAGGTATAGGAAATACGAATGATGAAGAAGATATATATGAAGTTGTTCGAATAAAAGTGAGAAGCTTAAAAGATAAAGGATATATGCGATTATATCCTAAAAATGTAAGAAGTGATATgaagttatttttttttggtgATCATTTAATTACTAATTCTGATGAGGTTGTTTTAACTGAAGGGGAAATTGATGCTATGACAATTTTCCAAGAGACAAATTATCCTGCTATTTCATTACCTAATGGTTCTAAATCTCTacctatatatttattacctcaattagaaaaatttaaaaaaattcatttatgGCTAGATTTTGATAAAGCTGGCAAATCTAgtgtttttaattttgttaataaaataggGTTAGGACGCACTAATGTTATTACAGATGCAAATGTTCATTATTTGAATGAGAATAcgtttaaaataaaaagagaaagaaagaaaaaaaacaaaataataaatctgCTAAATTCAAACAATGCATCTTTTCTACCCAGTGAAGATAGCAATGTTGAGGTTTCAACAAATTCGAATTGCAAAGGTGGTCATCAGGAAGAATTGGATCAATCAAACACCGAAAAagagaaagaaaaaatttcaGAAAACgatgtatattttatagataatggtataatgtatatttgGAATAAAATATCTATAAAAGATGCAAATGActgtttaaaaaatgatattgatatccaattttttataaaaaatagtgaaAAAGTGAAACACAGTCAAATACtaaattttaatgattTGAGACAACATATATTAGAAGAGTTAAAATACCCTGATAGAATAAATGGTGTAAAAAGTAAAACAATTCCatcattaaataaatttttatatgggTTAAGAATGGGGGAGTTATCGATATGGACAGGTTCAACAGGAGTAGGTAAAACTACTCTCCTCTCTCAATTGTCATTAGATTATTGTATTCAAGGAGTGTCAACATTATGGGGATcatttgaaataaataatataaaattgggTAAAGTAATGTTAAATCAATTTTGTGgaaaaaatttagaaaaaaatatcgatTTATTTGATCTGTATGCAGATAAATTTGAGTTATTGccattaaaatttttaaaatttcatGGAAGTACAAATATCGATCAAGTTTTAGATGCTATGGATTATGctgtatatgcatatgaTGTTAAACACATTATTATAGATAATTTGCAATTTatgttaaatattaataaattttctgATATATATGAACTTCAAAATATAGCTATTGATAAATTTCGATCCTTTAGtactaataaaaatgttcaTATAACTTTAGTAGTGCATCCAAGAAAAgaagataataatttacTTTCTATTTCATCAGTTTTTGGTAGTGTAAAATCAACACAAGAAGCAgataatgtttttattatacaaaggcaaatatcaaaaaataacgaagcagttttttttatagatattaaaaaaaatcgatTCAAAGGAAGTTTGGGAAGAATTCCTtacttatataataaagaaaatatgacaataaaagaaatgccaattaattatttaaatgattttCTATCAAATAATAGTTCTATTGGAAATAACAACagtaataattatttgaataaaaatggatCTTATTCTAATGTTTTGCAAAATGTTTCATCCGtttctaataataatatggatTTTACACTTTGTGATGAATATGATTACATGAAACAGCTATCTGATGAATACGAATCAAAACATGCTGTTAGaaaatacaataataatataggaAAATGTGTTGCAGATTCAGGGGGGTTATCTCTTCTAAAGAGTTCAACATTGGGAAGTGGAACTAGAAGAgggaatatatttaatgaaaacaaggaatatggaaaaaatacCGAAAATGAGGATATAGAGAAAGATAAGGAAAGATATAATTCTAAGATCATCGAATTACTCAAACAAAATAACGAAAAAGTGACCAATACCAAAACAACAAATGATAGCACAACTGTTCAATGCTTGAGTTCAAATGAAATACAAtctaaagaaaaaaatactaaaaaaaaaagtgtcACGGAAAATGTTGGACTCCATAATAATGACAGTACAAATTTCAAAtcaggaaataaaaatagtgatATTGATGTTGATAAGATGGACAACACAAATTTGATCACAGGGAATTTTTCCTCTTATCTTTTATCGAATGAAGGATTAGAGAAATTATGTAAAGAATTAAAAGATGAcgaaaaaggaaaatttcaaaatatagTTATATCAATATCAATGAGAAAATGTGTGATAAACAATAATTCTCCAATTAAAGATATTCGGAATTTTATTAaagttaataaattaaatataaaaacgtcaggaaataatttaaaaaagaagGATGTATTCATAAATGTTTTACAAAGTATTCCAAaggaatatatttcaataaTAACGGAAGGCGgtagagaaaaaaatggagGAAATACAAGCGATATCAATGACATTATAAAAGCTACGCAAaaggaaatattttttgaatcaCAAAGACaaggaaatataaataccaataataataaaggaGATGAGTATAACAATGTGAGAAATATGGATGAAGGGGGAGAGAATAATGCAATTAAGAATAATACGAACAATGAAATGTATAACAATCAAGTCGACCCAAGACttgatgataaaataataaagaaatacaTTGACGATAACATAATAAATGTCGATGGAAATATAGTGAAAAGGTGTGGcctttttaaattaataaatgataaagatAAGGTAAAAATTgaagaaaatttatattattatgaaccggaaaaaaactttaatgataatattgagacacgattttttataattaatgataaaaactataatgaaaaaataaactatatatataatggtataaaatattgtgGATTAGATATGGAAACAACAGGACTTGAAGTTTTTggagaaaaaataagattAATACAAATTTCCGTTGAAAATTATCCagttataatatatgacatgtttaatataacaaataataatatattagatgggttaagaaaaattttaaatgatgaaaatatagtaaaaataattcagaATGGTAAATTTGatacaaaatttttattatataataattttaatataacaaatatttttgacaCATATATAGCTAGCAAATTATtagacaaaaataaaaatatgtatggttttaaattaaataatatagtcgaaaaatatttatctgTGTATTTAGATAAGCAACAACAGAATAGTGTATGGAATAATTCCCTTTTAAACAATAatcaattattttatgcTGCTCGTGATTCTAGTTGtctattaaaattatataaaaaattaagtgAACAAATAAAAGCAGAAAATATGCAAATTGTTAATGACATcgaaaataaatgtattttaCCTATCTGTGATATGGAGTTGAATGGAATAAAAGTTGATTTAGAGAACTTAAATAAAAGTACTGAtcaaatattaaatgaattaaatgtCGAAAGAGATAAGTTGAAAaaggaattaaaaaatgaggaTATAAATGTTAATTCACAACAACAAATATTAAAGGCTTTACAAGATAACAATGTAAGGgatttatcaaataaattaattgaCAATACATCTGATgctaatttaaaaaattttataaatcaTAATGCAGTTATATTACTACGAAACTACAGGAAGCtgtataaattatattctgCATTTTATCTAAAATTACCATTAcacattaataaaaaaacaaataaaatccACACAACATTTAATCaattaaaaacattttcTGGAAGATTTAGTAGTGAAAAGCCAAATTTACAACAAATACCAcgacaaaaaaatatcagagaaatttttattcctactgaaaataatatatttattatagcagattttaaacaaatagAGTTAAAAATTGCTGCAGAAATTACTAATGATGAAATTATGCTTAaagcatataataataatatagatttACATACATTAACAGCTAGcattataacaaaaaaaggaatcaatgaaattaataaagAAGATAGGCATGTAGCTAAAGCCATTAATTTTGGGTTATTATATGGTATGAATTATGTTAATCTAAGAACTTATGctaatacatattataatgtAAAAATGAACTTAGATcaatgtttatatttttacaattcGTTTTTTGAGCATTATAAAGGATTATCTAGATGGCATAATATTGTCAAACAAACTAAAGCATTAGAATATTCTACTTTGTCAAATAGAAAAGTTGTATTCCCTTATTTCTCATTTACAAAAGCTTTAAATTATCCTGTGCAAGGAACATGTGCAGATATACTTAAATTGGCCTTAGtagaattatataaaaatctTAGACATATCAatggaaaaattattttatgtgtTCACGatgaaattattattgAAGTAGACAAAAAACACCAAGAAGAAGCTCTGAGAATTTTAGTAGAATCTATGGAAAATTCAGCATCTTTCTTTTTGAAGAAAGTAAAATGTGAGGTTTCCATTAAAATAGCGCAAAATTGGGGTACAAAAGATTAA
- a CDS encoding methyltransferase, putative codes for MVQFVKRKNKDDCHKRHRHNRYSNLMHERNIHKSSLTNFEELGEKHVYLNRYLIVNKKGKKFYNFEKTIATYVLSKALLKEHYNLHFFLPYIYVEKLYHKIDDIITSSSYNNNEQYFLYYNEEELYDIRKNSLLEAYNEYTDNLLHLIDAYEEIIQNNINKEITYTNLKNQNEQAKTNFLCPCIPGRANYIHIISDLTIINSLENYKDNINKYIYRNNNDTNNTPILLYGHIIKVLDVGVGANCIYPLLGNTAYKWSFIGVDINIDSLKYSYINIILNSKENDILLKYQHDKHKIFLNVIKHSDLYFFTMCNPPYYTLLEEFNKNPFRNVEANIDEVVYYSENNNEENCNDEIENINDHNKYDICNNVNFYNTHGQISNNNKMKENEENYNYPKNGNNTPFIEPDNSNMHVKTKDINSHSHKGGEYKFIMKMINESKIFFYNVIWFTTLVSKKSNVKLIKNEIIQLMRLYSVHKKKQVDFLNDVMTNNLYFDNFFYFKNINNVSFPLYISQYRIFESYTGRITRWILCWSYYNESQINYLKKKFYEKNIENPT; via the coding sequence ATGGTACAATTTgtgaaaagaaaaaataaggaTGACTGTCACAAGAGGCATCGACATAATCGATATTCTAATTTAATGCATGAAAggaatattcataaaagTTCTTTAACAAATTTTGAAGAATTAGGAGAAAAGcatgtatatttaaatagGTATTTAATTGTGAATAAAAAGGGAAAGAAATTTTATAACTTTGAAAAAACAATAGCTACCTATGTTTTAAGTAAAGCTTTATTAAAAGAGCATTATAATCTTCATTTCTTTCtgccatatatatatgttgaaaaattatatcataaaattgatgatattattacatcatcatcatataataataatgaacaatattttttatattataatgaagaggaattatatgatataagaaaaaattcaCTTTTGGAAGCATATAATGAATACACAGATAATTTGTTACATCTTATTGATGCATATGAAGAAATCATACAAAATAACATTAACAAAGAAATAACATATACTAATTTGAAAAACCAAAATGAGCAAGCAAAaactaattttttatgccCATGTATACCTGGGAGAGCTAATTACATTCATATCATATCAGACCTTACAATTATAAATTCtttagaaaattataaggataatataaataaatacatatatagaAACAATAATGATACTAATAACACCCcgatattattatatggacatataataaaagtttTAGATGTTGGAGTTGGTGCAAATTGCATATACCCCCTTCTAGGGAATACTGCCTATAAATGGTCTTTTATAGGAgtagatataaatatagattctttgaaatattcttatataaatatcatattaaatagtaaagaaaatgatatcTTGTTGAAGTATCAACAtgataaacataaaatatttttaaatgtaatTAAACATTCGGATTTATACTTTTTCACAATGTGTAATCCCCCTTATTATACACTACTGGAAGAATTTAACAAAAACCCTTTTAGAAATGTAGAAGCAAATATAGATGAAGTTGTATATTATTCTGAAAATAACAATGAGGAGAACTGTAACGatgaaatagaaaatattaatgatcACAATAAATACGATATATGCAATAATgtgaatttttataatacaCATGGCCAaattagtaataataataaaatgaaagaaaacGAAGAGAACTATAATTATCCTAAAAATGGTAATAATACACCTTTTATAGAACCAGACAATAGTAATATGCATGTAAAAACAAAAGACATAAATAGCCATTCACATAAAGGGGgagaatataaatttattatgaaaatgattAATGAAagcaaaatatttttttacaatgtAATATGGTTTACTACATTAGtatcaaaaaaaagtaatgtcaaattaataaaaaacgaaataatacaattaaTGAGATTATATAGtgtacataaaaaaaaacaagttGATTTCTTAAACGATGTAATGacaaataatttgtattttgataattttttttattttaaaaatattaataatgttTCCTTtccattatatatatcacaATATAGAATATTTGAGTCTTATACTGGAAGAATAACTCGATGGATTTTATGTTGGTCATATTATAATGAATCacaaattaattatttaaaaaaaaagttttacgaaaaaaatattgaaaatcCCACATAg
- a CDS encoding p1/s1 nuclease, putative: MGFIKYLISCGLFSLLLLKEAVCWSDEGHMLISAIAYEGLNDKEKKILTQIFQNYKEDNNFNNHIYAAVWPDHIKYYEHPVDTTKRMDGMSIMDKWHYINVPYNPTNINLDMYHKEYYKDTDNSLTISRRIFEDLKSMEKKKNYGSYFSYNFQLRYFIHVFGDMHQPLHTTTFFNKNFIKGDFGGTAINVNYNNRTEKLHHLCDCVFHARDKKWPHATVEEVTNDARALMNTYPPEYFGNRLNNGMNEYEYLGYIVEDSYSQAIDHVYYTFPFDSLNKHTVYSLPNAYVINLKKILNEQIALGGYRLTRYLKIMIENIPDDLLQTGTI; the protein is encoded by the coding sequence atgggatttattaaatatctAATTTCTTGTGGATTATTTTCCTTATTACTTTTGAAAGAAGCTGTTTGTTGGTCAGATGAAGGTCATATGCTAATAAGTGCTATAGCCTATGAAGGGCTTAATgataaagaaaagaaaattttaacacaaatatttcaaaattacAAAGAAGATAACAATTTCaataatcatatatatgcagCTGTATGGCCCGATCACATTAAATACTATGAGCATCCTGTAGATACTACTAAAAGAATGGATGGTATGAGTATAATGGACAAATGGCATTATATTAATGTACCATATAATCCTactaatattaatttagaTATGTATCataaagaatattataaagaTACAGATAATTCATTAACAATATCAAGAAGAATATTTGAAGATTTAAAAtcaatggaaaaaaaaaaaaattatggtagttatttttcttataatttCCAATTAAGATACTTTATTCATGTTTTTGGTGACATGCATCAACCTTTACATACTACcactttttttaacaagAATTTCATAAAAGGAGATTTCGGTGGAACAGCTATTAATGtcaattataataatcGTACAGAGAAATTACATCACTTATGTGATTGCGTTTTTCATGCCCGAGATAAAAAATGGCCACATGCTACTGTAGAAGAGGTAACAAACGATGCCCGTGCCTTAATGAATACATACCCCCCTGAATATTTTGGAAATAGATTAAACAATGGAATGAACGAGTATGAATATTTGGGTTATATAGTCGAGGATAGTTATTCTCAAGCTATTGACCATGTTTATTATACTTTCCCATTTGATAGTTTAAATAAACACACCGTATACTCTTTACCAAATGCATATGTTAttaacttaaaaaaaattttaaatgaacAAATTGCTTTGGGAGGTTACAGATTAACGagatatttaaaaattatgattgAAAATATCCCTGATGATCTTTTACAAACTGGTACTATATAG